Genomic window (Cyanobacteria bacterium QS_8_64_29):
TCCTCGTAGTTTATGCACTAGATCGCGATCCCCGAAACTCCCTCAATATGGGAGTCATGTTCTTTGGTGGGCGTGCATCTGCTGCTCAAATTGGTATCAGTCCCGGTCGTGGGCCGTCGAGCGACGCCGATGCCGGCTCCGCGCCCGGCGGCGATCGCATCAGCCGCGGTAGTGATCGCGGCGAGGCCGCATCGGCCGGCTACCGGGGCTTCCAGACCGAGTTCGATCAAAGCCAGGCCCAGCGCTCGGCCCCCGACCCCCAGCTGGTCATGCGGCTGCGCGCGCAGGCGCCCGGCTGGGCGCGCGTGTTGGCCTTCGATCGCTACACGGGGCGGGGCTGGGAGGTCACCGCCGAGCGGCCCGGCCGGCGATTGCGGCGGCCGGCGAGCTCCTACCGCTTTCGCCTGGCGCCGCCTGCCACGACGGCGCCAACGCGCGAGATCGTCCAGACCTATACCGTCATACCAATTCTCGTGGCTTGTGCACTAGATTCCGATCTCTGGAACTCCCTCAATATGGGAGTCATGCTGTTTGGCAAGCGTGCATCTGCTGCTCAAATTGGTATCACGGCGGCACTGCCTGCCTTCATTCCGGCGTTTGGCCCCCCCCCAGGAGCTGTTCTTTCCCAGCAAGGCCATCGCCCGCGATGCGCTGGGCAACCTGCAATCGCCAGCGCCGCTAAGCGAGGGCCTGACCTACACTGCCATCTCGCGCGTGCCGCTGCGCGATCGCGCCCGCTTGCGCGCGGCCCCCGAGCGCCACCCCGATGGCATTGCCAAGCGCTATTTGCAGCTGCCGGCCGGTATCCGCGAACGGGTGCGGGCGCGCGCCCAGTCGCTGCTGGCCGAGGCCGACCGGCCGCTGGAATCGGCCTACGAACGGGCGCTTTTCCCGGCGCAGGCGCTCAAGCAAACCTACCGCCTTCAGGCCGAGCAGCCGCCGCTGCCCCCCGAGGCCGATTTGGTCGAGGCATTCTTGTTTCGCCGCGAGGGCGGCCGCCCGGACCACTTCGCCACGGTCCTGACCGTCATGCTGCGCTCGCTGGGGATCCCGGCCCGCTTGGCCACAGGCTTTAGCAGTGATCGGTTCAACCCGCTCACTGGCTTCTACCTCATCCGCAACACGGATGCCCATGCCTTGACAGAGGTCTATTTCCCTGGCCAAGGCTGGTTCGCCTTCGACCCCATTCCCGGCCACCCGCTGGTGCCGCCCTCGGTTGACGATGCGCGCACTTTTAGCGTGCTGCAGCAGCTCTGGCACGCGATCGCCGGTTGGCTGCCGTCGCCGCTCAAGGGGGTGGCGGCGGCGCTCTGGGCGCGCGCGAGCGACGCGGGCGAGTGGCTCGCGCGCAGCGGGTGGCACCTCGCAGCCGGCTTGGGCACCGCGATCGCGCTGGGGGTAGGCGGCCGATGGGGATGGCAGCAGTTGCACGCTTGGGGCCACGACCGCTGGCTGGCTCAGCATCCGCCGGCCGAGCGCTATTACCGACAGGCGCTGGCAGCGCTCGCCCGTCGGGGTCATCCCAAGCGGCCGGCCCAAACGCCGCTGGAGTACGAGCAGCAGCTGCGGCAGCACCTACCGGCGGTGGCCCGCCACTTTGAGGCCCTCGCGCGCGCTTACGGGCACTGGCGCTACGGCCATCGCAAGCCTGCGCCATCGGTGCTAGCCCGCGAGCTGCGATCGCTGCGCCAGTGCCTCAGGCACAAGCGCGCTCGCTAGAGACCGCCCGCCAAGTGCGAGAGCTGCTTGAGGTTGGTCAGATAGAGCGTGTGCGTGCTGCCATCGAGCTCCACCCAGCCCTTTTGCTGAAACTTGGCGAATGCCTTGCGGGTCTCGTCGCAGTCAATATCGGCGAGATCGGCAAAGGCCTTGTCGCTGGCGTGGAAAATGGCTGTCCCTTCCTCAGTGGGAATGCCGCAGCGCTCGGCCAGGGTCGTTAAGAGGTAAGCGAGCTTGACGGTGGGGGGCTGGTGGTTTAGCTGGGCCTGGGTATGGCACTCGCGCAGCCGCCGCACCATCAGCTGCAGCAGTTTGTGATGGAGCTGGATGTCTCTAAATAGAGTCTGGATGAAGCGCTGGGCCGAAACGCTTAGCACGCAGGTATCGTACAGCGCGATCGCGTCGCTACCGCGCAGGGGCTCATCCAAAATGGCACTTTCGCCAAAGAAGTCACTGCGCCCCAGCAGGGCCAGCGTCACGTTGCCTTGTTCCGAGCGGCGCCGAATCTCGACCCAACCCGAGGCAATAAAGTGGACGGCATTGCCCCAATCTTCCTCGGCCACAATGGCCTCGCCCGCCGCGTACTGCTGCTCCTCCGCAACGGCGAGAAACCACTCCAGCGTTTCCGAACTGGCCGCGTTGAACAGCGGAAAAATTTCGCTAAACGCGCTAGCGTCCATCAAAGCCCGCGGCATCGCTTGAGCGCTCTGGCCGTCGCGGTTGCTGGGGACGGCATCGAGTCGGGATAGCGGCGCGCTCGGACAGGACAGCTGGCGGGTTCCATCAGCGATTCGTATCTCCGTGCTGTCATTATAGAGTGCTGCCCGCCCCTCGGGCTGCTGTTGGTGCCTTCTGCGATTGGCGATGGAGTGCCATGCTTACCTGCTCCGCTTGCTAGCGCGGCGCGAGTACAGCGCCCGCGAGCTGGAGCGCAAAGCCCGCCAGCGCGGCTTTGACGCCAGCGACATTGCCGCGGCCCTGGCGCACTTGCAGCAGCAGGGCGAGCAATGGGATGCTGAGGTGGCCGAGGCTATCATCCGCCACGGTCAGGGCCGCTACGGCAAGCCGGCCCTGCGGCACAAGTGCCGGGCCAAAGGCATCGACGCCGAGACTTTCGAGCGCGCCTGGGCCGAGCTGGCTGATGCGATGGCGGCCGAGCCCCTATTGGGCCTCAAAGCGCAGGTACAGCGCAAGTACGGCATCCGCGACTTTCGTTACCTGGACCGCAAGACCAAGGCTAAGCTAGCCCGTTTCCTGCAGTACCGGGGCTTTAACCCCGGTACTGTCCTGGCGCAGTGGCAAGCGCAGGCCGAGCGCGAGCCCGACTGAGCCCCGGGCGCACCGCTATTCGATGCCTTCGATGCGATCTTCGGCTTGCTGGTAGAGCTCGCGCAGGCGCTCCAGGTTTTCCTCGCTGGTCTCCCAATAGCCGCGGCCGTTGAGCTCTAAAAAGGTCTCCACCATGCGGCGGAACGAGTGCGGGTTGAGCTCCATCAGCCGCTGCTGCATTTGCTCGTCGGCAATGAAAGTGGCGTTGGCGTCCTCGTAGATCCAGTTATCCACCGCATCCGAGGTCGCCGACCACCCCATGGTGTGAACCAGCCGCTTGGAGAGCTCGCGCACGCCTTCGTAGCCGTGGCTGAGCATGCCTTCGTACCACTTGGGATTGAGCATCTTGGTGCGGGAATCCAGGCGCACGGTCTCGGAGAGCGTGCGCACCTGCGCGTTGGCGGTCGTGGTATCGGCGATGTAGGACGCCGGGGCTTTGCCATCGTCGCGCAGGCTGCTGATGGCCTTGGTAGGGTCAGAGTCGAAGTAGTGGGAGACGTCGCTGAGGCTGATCTCAGAGGAATCGAGGTTCTGGAAGGAGACATCGGCCGTTTTGAGCGCCGATTCGTAGAGCTCGCGGTTCTGCTGGGCCGTGCCCGGGCTGTCAGCGGAGAAGGCGAACGACTTGCGCTTGAGGAACATCTCGCGCAGCTCCGATTCGTCCTCCCAGCTGCTGTTTTCCACCGCCAAGCTGACGTTGGCTGAGTACGAGCCCGAGGCATTGGAAAAGACCCGCGTGGCGGCCTCGCGAATGTTGACCCCCATTTGCTCGGCTTGCTCCTGAGCGTGCTTTCGCACGAAGTTCCATGCCAGTGGCTCGGGGGCTTCGGCGGCCATTTTGACCGCCCGATCCAGCAAGCTCATCTGGTTGAGGAACAGATCGCGGAATACCCCCGAGCAGGTGATGACGACATCAATGCGGGGGCGGCCCAGCTCCTCCAGCGTGATGAGCTCGAGCTTGTTGACCCGGCCTAGGTTGTCCGGTACGGGTTTGACCCCCACCAGCCACAGCATTTGAGCCAGGGATTCGCCGTAGGTTTTGATGTTGTCGGTGCCCCAGAGGGTGCAGGCGATGGTTTCGGGGTACTGGCCGCCGTTATCGTGCCAGTGGCGCTCGATCAGCCGCTCCACCACGGTTTTGGCCGAGCGGACGGCGGCGGCGGTGGGGATGGATTGGGGATCGAGGGCGTGGATGTTTTTGCCAGTGGGCAGCACGTTGGGGTTGCGGATGGGATCGCCGCCCGGCCCGGGCAGGATGTATTCGCCTTCGAGGCCTTTGAGCAGCGCGCCCAGCTCGTTGTCCGCCACAATCTGCTGCAGGCAGTACTCCAGGTACTCGAACAGCGGCTCGAGCTTGTCGGCATCCACTTGGGTGTAGCCCTGC
Coding sequences:
- a CDS encoding transcriptional regulator — translated: MDASAFSEIFPLFNAASSETLEWFLAVAEEQQYAAGEAIVAEEDWGNAVHFIASGWVEIRRRSEQGNVTLALLGRSDFFGESAILDEPLRGSDAIALYDTCVLSVSAQRFIQTLFRDIQLHHKLLQLMVRRLRECHTQAQLNHQPPTVKLAYLLTTLAERCGIPTEEGTAIFHASDKAFADLADIDCDETRKAFAKFQQKGWVELDGSTHTLYLTNLKQLSHLAGGL
- a CDS encoding RecX family transcriptional regulator, which gives rise to MECHAYLLRLLARREYSARELERKARQRGFDASDIAAALAHLQQQGEQWDAEVAEAIIRHGQGRYGKPALRHKCRAKGIDAETFERAWAELADAMAAEPLLGLKAQVQRKYGIRDFRYLDRKTKAKLARFLQYRGFNPGTVLAQWQAQAEREPD